The Cloacibacterium sp. TD35 region CGGTAGAAATTTCCCTTGGTTTAATAGGAATTATGACGCTTTTTATGGGTTTTATGAGCATCGCCGAAAAAGCAGGAGGAATCAATTTTCTTTCAAGAATGATACAGCCGTTTTTCTCAAAATTATTCCCAGAAATTCCGAAAAATCACCCTTCTTTCGGTCACATGACGCTTAATTTCGCAGCTAATTTATTAGGATTAGATAATGCTGCAACGCCTTTTGGTTTAAAAGCTATGGAAAGTTTACAAACCTTAAACCCTGATAAAGACAAAGCTTCTAATGCACAAATTATGTTTCTGTGTCTTCACGCAAGTGGATTAACGCTGATTCCGGTTTCCATTATTGCGATTAGAGCTTCCATGAATTCTGCAACGCCTACAGATATTTTCTTGCCGACTTTAATTGCTACTTTTTGTGCAACCATGGCTGCGATGATTATTGTTTCCATCAAACAAAAAATAAATCTTTTTCAACCTACACTTTTGGCTTTCGTGGGGGGAGTTTCGGCACTCATTGCATTGTTGGTTTGGTTTTTAGTAAGATTGAGCAAAGAAGAATTAGATGATGTAAGTAAGTTGATTAGTAACGGAATGATTCTGTTGATTTTCTTTGCAATTATCGCAGGAGCTGTTTACAAAAAAATCAATGTTTTCGATGCATTTATAGATGGTGCAAAAGAAGGTTTCCATGTCTGTGTGAAAATTATTCCGTATTTGGTAGGAATGCTGATTGCGATTTCATTACTAAGAACTTCTGGTGTTTTTGATGTGATTATAGACGGAATGAAATGGTTTGCCCAAATTGCTAATTTAGATACCCGATTTGTAGACGGTTTACCAACGGCTTTAATCAAACCGCTTTCTGGTTCTGGAGCAAGAGGAATGATGGTAGACACAATGAATGTTTTCGGGGTAGATTCTTTCCCTGCGAGACTTTCTGGGATTCTACAGGGTAGTTCAGATACTACTTTTTATGTAATTGCAGTGTATTTTGGAGCTGTTGGAATTAAAAATACTCGTTACACAGTTGGCGCGATGCTTTTGGCAGATTTGGTAGGAATTGTGGTTTCTATTTTGATGGCGTATTTGTTTTTTGGGTAGTATTTTTTCTAAATAAATGAACAAGAGAAGCAGAAATGCTTCTTTTTTTGTAACAAAAACCACCAATCTTCGTCTAATTGAGAAACTTTTCATCTTATGAAAAAAATATTTTCACTCGTATTGCTATCAGCATTTTCTTTAGGGTTTTCTCAAAAGAAATGGAGTTTACAAGAATGTGTAGATTATGCGGTTAAAAATAATTTACAAGTTATTAGCAATCAATATAATGCAGATATTCAGTCTAAAAATTTAGACATTTCAAAAAGACAAAAATTGCCTTCAGTTTCGGGTAGTTTTAACAATAATATGAGCTTTGGAACCACACAAGGCTTTCAAGGAAGTATCGGTAGAAATGATAATTTCAATAATAGTGCCTCAGTAGGCGCAAACATGCTGATGTATAATAACGGAAGACTGCAAAAATCTGCCGAAAAATCTCAGTATGATTTAGAAGCGAGTATGCTAGACGCAGAGCGCGTAAAAAACGATATTTCACTGCAAATTGCACAGCAATATTTACAAGTTCTGCTGAATAAAGAGGTAAAAAAGATAACCGATGAAGCAGTAGCAAATGCGGAAAAAGTATTAAGCAGAGCAAAAATTACTACAGAAGTAGGAACTACGCCTAAAACCGTAGAAGCAGAAGCCACTGCTGGTTTAGCAAGAGAAAAACAACGCCAGAAATCTGCCGAAATAGACATTCAGCGCTCACTTTTTTCATTAGCAATGTTGTTGCAACTAAAAGACTATCAAGATTTTGATGTGCAAGAAGTTCCTCTGCCAAGTTCTTTAGAGGCACCATTGAATTCTACCGAAAATATTGTAGAAAAAGCCTTCGAAAATCAACCACAAGTAAAAGCTGCTGAAACCAGAATTCTTTCTGCACAGAAACAAACCGAAATCGCAAAAACAGCTTTTTATCCTACAGTTTCTGCATTTGCAGGCTTAAATACCTTCTATTATTATAAAATATCACCTACGCTCAATCCTGCTACAGGAGAAGAAGTAGATGTGAAATACGATAGTTTTTTCCAGCAGTACAAAGATAATTTTGGTCAAAATGTTGGAGTAAATGTAAATATTCCAATCTTTAACAAAGGCATCACCAAATTGCAAGTAGAACAGGCTAAAATTTCTGAAAGCATTGCTAAAAATACTCTGGAACAACAAAAAGTAGAAGTTCAGCAAAATGTTCAGCGCGCTTACTTTGACGCCAATGCCAATTACGAAAACTATTTGGCTGCTTTAGAAGCAGAAAAATCAACTAAATTATCGCTTGAGTTTGCCGAAAAAAGTTATGAAGCAGGTAGAGCTACCATTTATGACTTGAACAATGCGAGAAATAATTACATCAATGCGCAAGGCTCTGTTTCTCAAGCAAAATACAATTTTATTTTCAGCACGAAACTGTTGAATTTCTATGCCGGGATTCCGCTTTCTTTGTAATCGTGATATGAGAGAAGGGTTTCGAGGTGTGATAAGTTTAATTAATTTGATTATTTTAGCATAAATTAACTCGTAGCACGCTCTTAGAAACTAAAATGTCTGTAACGGTTTTAGAAAAATTTTTGCCAGAAAATGCTCTTTCTTATCTCAAAGTTTGGTTTGGGAGTTATCCTTGTCATCTTAAGATTACCAAAAACAGAAACAGCAAACTAGGAGATTACCGAAAATTGCCCGATAAATCTCACCAGATTACAGTAAATGGAACCCTAGAACCGCAATTGTTTTTCTTTGTGCTTACACATGAGTTGGCGCACCTGATTGCTTTTGAAAAATATGGCAGAAGAATCTCTCCTCACGGAGCAGAGTGGAAGCAAACTTTTAGAGAGATGCTACTAGAAAGCATTACAGTTTATGCAGAAGATTTGCGCCCCATAATTCAGAAATTTTCAAAATCTCCGAAAGCTAATTTTATGGCTTCGCCAGATTTGGTAAAGTATTTCCATGTGCCAGAAGAAGATGAGTTGCTCTACCTAGAAAGCCTTATGGTAGGGGATGTTTTTGTCCTTAAAAATAAAGTTTTCGTAATAGAAGAAACAACAAAAAAGCGCTATCTTTGCCGTAATTTAAAATCAGGGCTTAGGTATAAGGTAAATACATTAGCTCGGGTAAAAAAAATGAATAATCATTATGAAAAAAAATAACTACTGCGTAATTATGGCGGGAGGTATTGGCAGCAGATTTTGGCCGATGTCTACTCAGAAATTTCCGAAGCAGTTTCAAGATATTTTAGGAACGGGAAGAACCATGATTCAGCAAACTTTTGACCGAATTAAGCAAATTGTTCCCACTGAAAACATATACGTTATTACCAATCAAGAGTACGTAGAACTGTCACATCATCAGTTGCCAGAGATTCCCCTAGAAAATATTGTTGGCGAGCCTGTAATGAAAAATACAGCAGCCTGTAATATCTATATGGTTAATAAAATTGCAGATAGAGACCCACAAGCAAATGTGATTGTTTTACCGGCTGATCATCTTATTTTAAAAGAAAATACTTTTTTAGAAAAGGTTGAATTGGCTTTTGATATAGCAAGCAAGCATGATTATCTTATCACACTAGGAATTACACCAACTCGTCCTGATACAGGGTATGGTTACATACAGTTCATGGAGAAAAAAGAGGATGATTTTTTCAAAGTAAAAACCTTTACCGAAAAGCCTAGTTTAGAAATTGCCAAAGCTTTTTTAGAAAGTGGAGATTTTCTTTGGAATGCAGGAATTTTTGTATGGAATGTAAAATCTATTCACAAGGCTTTCCAAGAGTTTTTACCAGAAATGACACATGAATTTGACACATGTGAATATAATAATGATAAAGAGTCTGTTTGTATAGAAACTATTTATCCAAAAGTAGAAAAAATCTCTATAGACAATGGAATTTTAGAAAAAGCGAAAAACGTATACGTAATACCAGCTGATTTAGGGTGGAGTGATTTAGGAACTTGGACTTCTGTATACGAAAACGCAGAAAAAGATGAGAACAATAATGCGGTAAAATCTAAGCATGTTCTTACCTATAATTCTAAAGGAAACATCATAAGACTTAGAAATAACAATAAAGCAGCTATTATTGACGGTTTAGAGAACTATATTGTGGTAGATACTGAGAAAGCTCTTCTGATTTGCCCAATTAGTAATGACCAGTTGATTAAAGACTACGTTTTAGATTTGAAAAACTTTAAAAAAGGAGAAAAATTCATGTAATTTTATTCTTTAACCCGATAAAAACTAAAAGAGAAACTTATACTAAAGTTTCTCTTTTTTCGTCTATCATAATCAGTTCAAAACCGAAAGTTTCGTCTACACTTTTTACAGTTTTAATCTCCTGAGTTAGTGCCAACAGTTGGTCTACAAAAAAACTGGTCTCAAAAAACTGGCGGTGAATAGTAGGTAATAATTGCATAAAATAATCACGCCCCACTTTATTATTATGCAAATCCATTTTGCGCTGCAGAGGTTCATTAGGAAATAAATCTTCGTGCATGAGCGTAATTTTTTCAGTCCAAATAAGCGCTTTTTTTGGGGAAGAAACCTTGCAACAATACATCATGATTAAACTGTTCCAAAGCGCATGTCTAAAGGCATTTCCTGCGCCTTGCAAACCATGGGTGTGCGGAAATAACTTTTCCGAAATTTTGTACGTTTTATAGGTTGCAAAAAAAGTGAGAACAGAAAAAATAGGATGACTAAACCCAGTGAAAAATAATTTCAAAAGGCTTTTTAGACTTAAGCTTTTCAAGACATTAAAAACAAGTTTAGGCGTCATTCTAACAAGTTATTCTAAAATTAGTAAGTGTTTTTTTGAAAATGTTTCAAACAAAAATCGTAAAACAATTAAGTTTTACGATTTAAAATTATTTCAGTGAATAAATATTCTATTTATTCATCAATAGTTTCACTGTTTTAGAAACCGTTTCTTTAATTTCAGTTCTTTTTACAATAAAATCTACAAATCCTTTTTCCTGAATAAATTCAGACGTTTGGAAACCTTCTGGTAAATCTCTACCAATGGTTTCTCTAATTACTCTAGGACCTGCAAAACCAATTAATGCGCCAGGTTCTGCCATGATTACATCTGCAGTCATTGCAAAAGATGCGGTAATTCCACCAAAAGTAGGGTCGCATAAATAAGCAATGTAAGGCAATTTTT contains the following coding sequences:
- a CDS encoding SprT-like domain-containing protein, coding for MSVTVLEKFLPENALSYLKVWFGSYPCHLKITKNRNSKLGDYRKLPDKSHQITVNGTLEPQLFFFVLTHELAHLIAFEKYGRRISPHGAEWKQTFREMLLESITVYAEDLRPIIQKFSKSPKANFMASPDLVKYFHVPEEDELLYLESLMVGDVFVLKNKVFVIEETTKKRYLCRNLKSGLRYKVNTLARVKKMNNHYEKK
- a CDS encoding DUF6973 domain-containing protein, translating into MTPKLVFNVLKSLSLKSLLKLFFTGFSHPIFSVLTFFATYKTYKISEKLFPHTHGLQGAGNAFRHALWNSLIMMYCCKVSSPKKALIWTEKITLMHEDLFPNEPLQRKMDLHNNKVGRDYFMQLLPTIHRQFFETSFFVDQLLALTQEIKTVKSVDETFGFELIMIDEKRETLV
- a CDS encoding nucleoside recognition domain-containing protein, whose protein sequence is MVLSRIWSAFIIVAIVVASIKYLFSDNYKAIYNDLVVGKSGDTVQIAKVPVQKLSAEIQKSLTENPDTEIARINYKKDSINQVAVYRVQKADGVISTSKTAVEISLGLIGIMTLFMGFMSIAEKAGGINFLSRMIQPFFSKLFPEIPKNHPSFGHMTLNFAANLLGLDNAATPFGLKAMESLQTLNPDKDKASNAQIMFLCLHASGLTLIPVSIIAIRASMNSATPTDIFLPTLIATFCATMAAMIIVSIKQKINLFQPTLLAFVGGVSALIALLVWFLVRLSKEELDDVSKLISNGMILLIFFAIIAGAVYKKINVFDAFIDGAKEGFHVCVKIIPYLVGMLIAISLLRTSGVFDVIIDGMKWFAQIANLDTRFVDGLPTALIKPLSGSGARGMMVDTMNVFGVDSFPARLSGILQGSSDTTFYVIAVYFGAVGIKNTRYTVGAMLLADLVGIVVSILMAYLFFG
- a CDS encoding TolC family protein translates to MKKIFSLVLLSAFSLGFSQKKWSLQECVDYAVKNNLQVISNQYNADIQSKNLDISKRQKLPSVSGSFNNNMSFGTTQGFQGSIGRNDNFNNSASVGANMLMYNNGRLQKSAEKSQYDLEASMLDAERVKNDISLQIAQQYLQVLLNKEVKKITDEAVANAEKVLSRAKITTEVGTTPKTVEAEATAGLAREKQRQKSAEIDIQRSLFSLAMLLQLKDYQDFDVQEVPLPSSLEAPLNSTENIVEKAFENQPQVKAAETRILSAQKQTEIAKTAFYPTVSAFAGLNTFYYYKISPTLNPATGEEVDVKYDSFFQQYKDNFGQNVGVNVNIPIFNKGITKLQVEQAKISESIAKNTLEQQKVEVQQNVQRAYFDANANYENYLAALEAEKSTKLSLEFAEKSYEAGRATIYDLNNARNNYINAQGSVSQAKYNFIFSTKLLNFYAGIPLSL
- a CDS encoding mannose-1-phosphate guanylyltransferase — protein: MKKNNYCVIMAGGIGSRFWPMSTQKFPKQFQDILGTGRTMIQQTFDRIKQIVPTENIYVITNQEYVELSHHQLPEIPLENIVGEPVMKNTAACNIYMVNKIADRDPQANVIVLPADHLILKENTFLEKVELAFDIASKHDYLITLGITPTRPDTGYGYIQFMEKKEDDFFKVKTFTEKPSLEIAKAFLESGDFLWNAGIFVWNVKSIHKAFQEFLPEMTHEFDTCEYNNDKESVCIETIYPKVEKISIDNGILEKAKNVYVIPADLGWSDLGTWTSVYENAEKDENNNAVKSKHVLTYNSKGNIIRLRNNNKAAIIDGLENYIVVDTEKALLICPISNDQLIKDYVLDLKNFKKGEKFM